The DNA sequence GACGAATTATCCTCTTTTGCGATGTTTTTATTATTGCGTCGGCATTTGTGGTTATGCTCGACAAGACACCGATTGAACGTCTACAGATAATCGTATATGGGTACGTGGCAATGGCCATCACCGCCTACGCAATTGATGCAGTGCTTTCCGGTTCCCGGCAAAGCGTGCAGGTTTTTGTTTTCAGCAAAAGCTACGGCGATATTGCCGATAGGGTGACCAAGGAGCTGGGGCGTGGTGTTACGGTTATCGACGGAGAGGGTTGGTATAGCAAGGAGCGCCAAAAGGTGCTCATTACCATGGTTCGCAAGCATGAGCTGTCGGATGTATACCGAATTGTTAAGGAGATAGACAATGATGCCTTTATTAGCGTTTCGCTGGTAATGGGGGTTTATGGCAAGGGATTTGAACGAATAAGGGCGTAATTAAAAAGTTAGGGTTAAAAGTTTTATGGACTTGCCTTAGCATTTCCGTAGCCCATAAACTCATAACTCTTAGTCTATAGCCTAATTTTCCCCCTTCCGCCAATTCTTAGCTCTATTTAAGTTTTGGTTCCATCTCATAATTATTACTTTTGGCCACAAGAGTCTAGAAATTTTCACAAGGGTTACATTTTTTGGAATGAAGAAGAGATGGCTGTGGCTTATTTTGCCAGTTACCGTTGTAGTGGCGGTTTTTTTGTACATTAGTATAGAGGAAAGGGTTGAAGACAGTATAGTTGAAAAGGAACCCCTTCCACCTGTCATGGAGTATGGCATTCCGGTCGACTCTTTCAACGTGGAAACCGAGGTGGTAAAGCACAACCAAACTCTTGCGTCCATTCTCTACGACAAGGATTTTTCCAATAGCCAGATTTATGAGTTGACCCAAAAGGCTTTGGGTGTGGTCGATTTGCGGAAGATTAAGGCGGGAAACATGCTTAAGTTTTATACCACCACCGACTCATCTGAGCACCTTTCATATATGGTGTATGAGCAGTCACCCATCGATTATGTTAGGTTCACCTTTGGCGATTCCATAACAGTGCAACGAAGCCAGCGAGCAGTAATGGCCGTAAAGCGAATTGCTCATGGAACTATAAAAACAAGCCTTTGGGAAACCATGGTTAACGATAGTATTCCGGCTGCCTTGGCACTCGACCTGTCTGATATCTATGCATGGACCATCGATTTTTTTGCCCTTCAGCAAGGCGATAGCTTTGAGGCTATTTACGACGAACTTTACGTGGGCAATAAGAGCATTGGCATTGGAAAAATATATGGAGCAAAGTTTATTCATCGTGGTGATACAATTTTGGCCATCGATTTTCCTCAGGATTCGGTTGATAACTATTGGGACGAGTTGGGTCACAACCTGAGAAAGGCATTTCTTAAAGCTCCACTGCGCTTTTCCCACATCACCTCCCGCTTTTCCATGAGGCGCTTTCACCCCATTCTTCATATTTACCGACCCCATACAGGCGTGGATTATGCTGCGCCGATTGGCACACCAGTAATGAGTATAGGCGATGGAACAGTTATTGGGAAGGGCTACTCAATAGGTAGTGGAAACTACATTAAAATTCGACACAACTCCACCTACACCACTGCCTATAACCATTTTTCACGATTTGGGAAGGATATTGCAATAGGTAGGCGGGTAGTTCAAGGACAAATCATTGGTTATGTTGGAAAAACGGGTTACGCCACCGGGCCACACCTGGATTTTCGAATTTGGAAAAATGGCTCTCCCGTAA is a window from the Williamwhitmania sp. genome containing:
- a CDS encoding peptidoglycan DD-metalloendopeptidase family protein → MKKRWLWLILPVTVVVAVFLYISIEERVEDSIVEKEPLPPVMEYGIPVDSFNVETEVVKHNQTLASILYDKDFSNSQIYELTQKALGVVDLRKIKAGNMLKFYTTTDSSEHLSYMVYEQSPIDYVRFTFGDSITVQRSQRAVMAVKRIAHGTIKTSLWETMVNDSIPAALALDLSDIYAWTIDFFALQQGDSFEAIYDELYVGNKSIGIGKIYGAKFIHRGDTILAIDFPQDSVDNYWDELGHNLRKAFLKAPLRFSHITSRFSMRRFHPILHIYRPHTGVDYAAPIGTPVMSIGDGTVIGKGYSIGSGNYIKIRHNSTYTTAYNHFSRFGKDIAIGRRVVQGQIIGYVGKTGYATGPHLDFRIWKNGSPVNPLTVKSPPVEPLRSENMAAFDAHRDSVLAELDGKIKVGIDT